A region from the Hippoglossus hippoglossus isolate fHipHip1 chromosome 18, fHipHip1.pri, whole genome shotgun sequence genome encodes:
- the LOC117779080 gene encoding caspase activity and apoptosis inhibitor 1 → MLKKKSSGGEKKRKHSQSEERHDNNGRRSTGANVEVNSKDECADPELDRIGSDIEEGGLDLNLPFQPITAYVADKKEMLRQCLLVLGEKKLRKMLPDELRDCSLEEIKNLCWEQLEPISDRNVFQILAGEELTSGNGDENTEETLESQQDNNVDSTSCIKTEDPKPEVGGSGEESDVLSINADTYDSDIEGPKDEQAIKAVKLQGSSRDAADPPVNPDPADPPAPPPADSQPAEAKKDIQSDIDKSVSEILAISSTSSKEPAKEESVSPQSADVSLPVQARPVSSGAPAASQPSIQQLELLELEMRARAIKALMKASDGKKVSSVKNV, encoded by the exons atgctgaaaaagAAATCGAGCGGTGgcgagaagaagaggaaacactcGCAGTCTGAAGAGCGACACGACAACAACGGACGCAGGAGCACGGGAGCGAATGTGGAG gtgaACTCCAAAGATGAATGTGCTGACCCAGAGCTGGACAGGATTGGCAGTGACATTGAGGAGGGGGGCCTGGACCTCAACCTCCCATTTCAGCCCATCACTGCCTACGTGGCCGACAAGAAGGAGATGCTGCGGCAGTGTCTCCTCGTGCTGGGGGAGAAGAAGCTGCGCAAGATGCTGCCTGATGAGCTCAGG GATTGTAGTTTAGAGGAAATCAAAAACCTTTGTTGGGAGCAACTGGAGCCGATCtcagacagaaatgtttttcaaatcTTAGCAG GGGAAGAGCTGACATCTGGAAATggggatgaaaacacagaggaaacctTGGAGAGCCA GCAGGACAATAATGTAGACTCCACATCTTGCATCAAAACCGAGGACCCAAAGCCAG AGGTTGGTGGCTCAGGTGAGGAGAGCGATGTCTTGAGCATAAATGCAGATACTTATGATAGTGACATTGAGGGACCCAAAGATGAGCAGGCTATTAAAGCTGTGAAGTTACAGGGCAGCAGTCGGGATGCAGCTGATCCTCCTGTAAACCCCGACCCAGCTGATCCTCCCGCGCCTCCTCCTGCCGACTCCCAACCAGCCGAAGCAAAGAAAGACATTCAAAGCGACATAGATAAAAGCGTCAGTGAGATTTTAGCGATTTCCTCCACTTCAAGTAAAGAGCCAGCTAAAGAGGAGAGCGTATCACCGCAGAGTGCAGATGTCAGCCTACCAGTTCAAGCCAGACCGGTTTCAAGTGGTGCACCTGCCGCTAGTCAGCCGTCCATTCAACAGCTGGAGCTCCTGGAGCTGGAAATGAGGGCGAGAGCCATCAAGGCCCTGATGAAAGCCAGTGATGGGAAGAAGGTTTCTTCTGTGAAAAATGTCTAA